From Draconibacterium halophilum, one genomic window encodes:
- a CDS encoding ACT domain-containing protein, whose product MIIKQVSVFLENKSGRLNEVTQILADAGVNLSAFTIADTSDFGILRMIVSDPEKACTVLKENAFSVKTTEVVLAKTPNKPGSLSKLLDILQQEEVFIEYMYAFSMKDEGAVTVIRPTRVERCVEMLQKHKTELIRADELYQF is encoded by the coding sequence ATGATCATAAAACAAGTATCCGTTTTTTTAGAGAACAAAAGTGGAAGATTAAACGAAGTAACTCAAATATTGGCCGATGCCGGTGTTAACCTGTCGGCTTTTACCATTGCTGACACATCCGATTTTGGAATCCTGCGTATGATTGTTTCCGATCCCGAAAAGGCATGTACGGTGTTAAAAGAAAATGCATTTTCAGTTAAAACCACAGAAGTTGTTTTGGCCAAAACACCAAATAAGCCGGGAAGCCTGAGTAAACTGCTCGATATTCTGCAACAGGAAGAAGTATTTATTGAATACATGTACGCTTTTTCGATGAAGGATGAAGGAGCCGTTACTGTTATTCGCCCTACACGTGTTGAACGTTGCGTGGAAATGCTGCAAAAACATAAAACCGAACTGATTCGGGCTGATGAACTTTATCAATTCTAG